A stretch of Trichomycterus rosablanca isolate fTriRos1 chromosome 8, fTriRos1.hap1, whole genome shotgun sequence DNA encodes these proteins:
- the LOC134318751 gene encoding kelch-like protein 10, producing the protein MSSSPSHTSISRLRSEGKLCDVVLRADGVNFSAHKILLCGSSSYFTSLFTSGWRGTGGAVHTVPGVSPVTMELILSYVYTGRVEVTAQNVERLLEAADRLDVAGVVRLCCRFLEAQLGVHNCVGIRRYAEVYSCGELRDRAHAYVLQNFEEIVRGPTEEFLEMSLAELSSILDQDQLNARREETVFEAAMRWIGHAPDRRSQYVVSLLPKVRLGLMSPEYFLTQVRTCPLLSGYQQCRSIIARTLKVISDIDVTGLTDAALQLPLCRPRLPHSLLFTVGGWSEGSPTDAIEAYDPRAGRWRRVFCSEGAPRAYHGSAYLDGFLYVIGGFDAVDYFNTVRKFHPVARTWHEVAPMHSHRCYVSVALLDGYIYAMGGFDGVTRLDTAERYKPETNQWSLVAPMHEQRSDASAATLNGKIYVCGGFDGNEVLSTAECFDPRSGQWTLIAPMSSRRSGVGVVALNNRLFAVGGFDGVRRLRSVEVYAPQSDSWRNASSMFHQRSNFGVAVLDERLYAVGGFDGRGVTAKSERYDESGDDWFDVQDISVRRSAASCCVVSALPNVTDYTLHRGRPDAS; encoded by the coding sequence ATGTCCAGTTCTCCCAGTCACACCAGTATAAGCCGCCTGCGCTCGGAGGGAAAGCTCTGCGACGTGGTGCTCAGAGCCGACGGCGTGAACTTCAGCGCTCACAAAATCCTCCTGTGTGGTTCCAGCTCCTACTTCACGTCTCTCTTCACCTCCGGCTGGAGGGGCACCGGGGGGGCGGTGCACACCGTACCGGGCGTGTCTCCCGTTACCATGGAGCTCATCCTGAGCTACGTCTACACGGGCCGGGTGGAGGTCACGGCCCAGAACGTGGAGCGGCTCCTGGAGGCGGCCGATCGGCTGGACGTGGCGGGCGTGGTCCGGCTCTGCTGCCGCTTCCTGGAGGCTCAGCTCGGCGTCCACAACTGCGTGGGCATCCGCAGGTACGCAGAAGTGTACTCGTGCGGCGAGCTGCGTGACCGCGCCCACGCCTACGTCCTGCAGAACTTCGAGGAGATCGTCCGAGGTCCCACCGAGGAATTCCTGGAGATGAGCCTGGCAGAGCTCAGCAGCATCCTGGACCAGGACCAGCTGAACGCCAGGCGAGAGGAGACGGTGTTCGAGGCGGCGATGAGGTGGATCGGACACGCCCCGGATCGGCGCTCGCAGTACGTGGTGTCGCTGCTGCCGAAGGTGCGACTGGGCCTGATGAGTCCCGAGTACTTCCTGACCCAGGTGAGGACATGCCCGCTGCTCAGCGGGTACCAGCAGTGCAGATCCATCATCGCCCGCACCCTGAAGGTCATCTCGGACATCGACGTGACCGGACTGACCGACGCCGCGCTCCAGCTTCCCCTGTGTCGCCCGCGGCTCCCACACTCTCTCCTGTTCACCGTCGGCGGCTGGAGCGAAGGAAGCCCGACCGACGCCATAGAGGCGTACGACCCGCGGGCGGGGCGCTGGAGGCGGGTCTTCTGCTCGGAAGGAGCTCCGCGAGCCTATCACGGCTCGGCGTACCTGGACGGATTCCTCTACGTCATCGGAGGCTTCGACGCCGTCGATTACTTCAACACCGTACGCAAGTTCCACCCGGTCGCCCGGACCTGGCACGAGGTGGCACCCATGCACTCCCACCGCTGCTACGTTAGCGTCGCCCTGCTGGACGGCTACATCTACGCCATGGGAGGCTTCGACGGCGTCACCAGACTCGACACGGCCGAGCGCTACAAGCCCGAGACCAACCAGTGGAGCCTCGTGGCGCCCATGCACGAGCAGCGTAGTGACGCCAGCGCCGCCACCTTAAACGGAAAGATCTACGTCTGCGGCGGCTTCGACGGTAACGAGGTCCTGTCCACCGCCGAGTGTTTCGACCCACGGAGCGGGCAGTGGACCCTGATCGCCCCCATGAGCTCGCGCAGGAGCGGCGTGGGCGTGGTCGCTCTCAATAACAGACTGTTTGCGGTGGGCGGTTTCGACGGAGTCAGACGGCTGCGCAGCGTGGAGGTCTACGCCCCTCAGTCCGACTCGTGGAGGAACGCGTCCTCCATGTTCCACCAGCGGAGCAACTTCGGCGTGGCCGTGCTGGACGAGCGCCTGTACGCGGTCGGAGGCTTCGACGGCCGCGGCGTCACCGCCAAGTCCGAGCGCTACGACGAGAGCGG
- the cdk10 gene encoding LOW QUALITY PROTEIN: cyclin-dependent kinase 10 (The sequence of the model RefSeq protein was modified relative to this genomic sequence to represent the inferred CDS: deleted 2 bases in 2 codons) gives MENPVDPEAEPIRLKSLKTRRSFVVPHTERLGKCRSVKDFEKLNRIGEGTYGIVYRARDTHTQEIVALKKVRMDKEKDGIPISSLREITLLLRLRHPNIVELKEVVVGTHLESLFLVMGYCEQDLASLLENMQSPFSEAQVKCIVLQLLKGLAYLHHNFILHRDLKVSNLLMTDKGCVKIADFGLARVYGVPQQPMTPKVVTLWYRAPELLLGTKTQTTTLDMWAVGCILAELLAHKPLLPGTSEIQQLDLIVQLLGTPNENIWPGFSRLPLVGQYSLRKQPYNNLKNKFTWLSEAGLRLLNLLFMYNPARRYRTTHTHHRYCTHL, from the exons ATGGAGAATCCAGTGGATCCTGAAGCGGAACCGATTCGACTGAAATCGTTAAAAACCAGAAGGAGCTTCGTTGTACCTCACACCGAACGg TTGGGGAAGTGCAGGAGTGTGAAAGACTTCGAGAAGCTGAACCGGATCGGAGAGGGAACGTACGGCATCGTCT ACAGAGCTCGGGATACACACACTCAGGAGATCGTAGCTCTGAAGAAAGTTCGGATGGATAAAGAAAAGGACG ggattCCTATCAGCAGTTTGAGAGAGATCACACTGCTGCTGAGACTCAGACATCCAAACATTGTGGAGCTGAAGGAGGTGGTGGTGGGAACTCATTTAGAGAG TCTGTTCCTGGTGATGGGTTACTGTGAGCAGGATTTGGCCAGTCTGCTGGAGAACATGCAGTCTCCATTCTCTGAGGCTCAG gtgaagTGTATTGTACTGCAGTTGTTAAAAGGTCTGGCGTATCTACATCACAACTTCATCCTGCACAG ggatcTGAAGGTATCTAACCTACTAATGACAGATAAAGGCTGTGTGAAGATCG ctgattTCGGTCTGGCGAGGGTTTACGGTGTCCCCCAGCAGCCCATGACCCCTAAAGTAGTGACGCTGTG gtacagaGCACCTGAACTCCTGCTGGGTACCAAAACACAGACGACCACCCTCGACATGTG ggcGGTTGGTTGTATCCTAGCCGAGCTC CTGGCCCATAAGCCTCTGCTGCCCGGCACCTCAGAGATCCAGCAGTTAGATCTGATTGTGCAGCTGTTGGGAACACCGAATGAGAACATCTGGCCG GGGTTCTCCAGGTTACCGCTGGTAGGTCAGTACAGTCTGAGGAAACAGCCGTACAACAACCTGAAGAACAAATTCACCTGGCTAAGTGAAGCTGGACTACGTCTCCTCAACCTGCTC TTCATGTACAACCCAGCACGCAGGTAccgtacaacacacacacaccacaggtaCTGTACACACCTGTAA